The following coding sequences are from one Euwallacea fornicatus isolate EFF26 chromosome 8, ASM4011564v1, whole genome shotgun sequence window:
- the bbc gene encoding cholinephosphotransferase 1 isoform X2 has product MQCHNMKIFKHQILSESQLRKLGEHQYSCQSVSICDNILQPYWNWLVMRVPIWFAPNLLTIMGLMVNIITALILVVYSADARQEPPRWACALCALGLFMYQSLDAIDGKQARRTGSANPLGELFDHGCDSLSTVFVAISACIAIQLGTYPSWMFFQCFCAMSLFYCAHWQTYVSGTLRFGKVDVTEAQMTIMGILLISATFGPSIWSVKIPTLDVEVKLIPIAIACAVALILAQANVTVILAGGVGKNGSTVAGTSVLSPIIPILLVVLPAFIIYKKSEQEIYQNHPVLYIFAFGLVAAKITNRLVVAHMTKSEMQMWDYSLIGPAMLFFNQYFNTFFNEYIVLWLALVWVTLDLVVYCWRVCHEICAFLRVELFKIPYPGGPQKVYEAPSTSEKNEIYDFFLDAEDLAYLSSHNSGQRMAELTLQDTHSALTFNYASIIELFS; this is encoded by the exons ATGCAGTGTCACAATATGAAGATATTCAAGCACCAAATCTTATCTGAGTCTCAGTTACGGAAGTTAGGGGAGCATCAGTACTCTTGTCAAAGTGTTAGCATTTGTGATAACATTTTACAACCTTATTGGAACTGGTTGGTGATGAGAGTCCCAATATGGTTTGCCCCCAATTTGCTTACCATCATGGGTCTTATGGTCAATATTATTACTGCTTTAATATTAGTTGT CTATTCTGCTGATGCTCGACAAGAACCCCCCAGATGGGCTTGTGCTTTATGTGCTTTAGGATTATTCATGTATCAAAGCTTGGATGCCATTGATGGCAAACAAGCTCGCCGAACAGGCAGTGCCAATCCTTTGGGAGAATTATTTGACCATGGATGCGACTCCTTGTCCACAGTCTTTGTAGCCATATCAGCATGCATAGCTATTCAATTGGGGACTTATCCTTCATGGATGTTTTTTCAG TGTTTCTGTGCAATGTCTCTATTTTATTGCGCTCACTGGCAGACCTATGTGTCTGGTACTTTGCGCTTTGGAAAAGTGGATGTGACTGAAGCCCAAATGACTATCATGGGAATATTACTTATATCAGCTACTTTTGGCCCCAGCATTTGGTCTGTTAAG ATTCCCACCCTGGACGTCGAGGTAAAGCTCATACCCATAGCCATTGCGTGTGCAGTCGCACTAATTTTGGCTCAGGCCAATGTCACTGTCATTCTGGCAGGGGGAGTCGGCAAAAACGGATCTACAGTGGCG GGAACCAGCGTACTTTCTCCAATAATACCCATATTATTGGTCGTGCTTCCAGCTTTTATTATCTACAAGAAGTCTGAACAAGAGATATATCAGAACCATCCAgtgttgtatatttttgcttttggATTGGTCGCAGCTAAAATCACGAATAGATTGGTG GTGGCCCATATGACCAAAAGTGAAATGCAAATGTGGGACTACTCTCTGATTGGTCCTGCAATGCTCTTTTTCAACCAGTATTTCAACACATTTTTCAACGAATATATTGTATTATGGTTAGCCTTG GTGTGGGTCACTTTAGATCTTGTAGTGTACTGTTGGCGAGTCTGTCACGAAATTTGTGCATTCTTGAGAGTGGAACTCTTCAAAATTCCATATCCAGGAGGGCCGCAAAAAGTGTACGAAGCGCCGTCGACGTCAGAAAAGAATG aaatataCGACTTTTTCTTAGATGCTGAAGATTTGGCCTACCTGTCCTCGCACAATAGTGGGCAAAGGATGGCCGAACTGACTCTACAAGACACCCACTCTGCACTGACTTTTAATTATg CATCTATCATCGAGCTTTTTTCTTGA
- the bbc gene encoding cholinephosphotransferase 1 isoform X1, whose product MQCHNMKIFKHQILSESQLRKLGEHQYSCQSVSICDNILQPYWNWLVMRVPIWFAPNLLTIMGLMVNIITALILVVYSADARQEPPRWACALCALGLFMYQSLDAIDGKQARRTGSANPLGELFDHGCDSLSTVFVAISACIAIQLGTYPSWMFFQCFCAMSLFYCAHWQTYVSGTLRFGKVDVTEAQMTIMGILLISATFGPSIWSVKFFSGTFILWYLVPLSTFVCGGWALYRTVVIIFTGGVGKNGSTVAGTSVLSPIIPILLVVLPAFIIYKKSEQEIYQNHPVLYIFAFGLVAAKITNRLVVAHMTKSEMQMWDYSLIGPAMLFFNQYFNTFFNEYIVLWLALVWVTLDLVVYCWRVCHEICAFLRVELFKIPYPGGPQKVYEAPSTSEKNEIYDFFLDAEDLAYLSSHNSGQRMAELTLQDTHSALTFNYASIIELFS is encoded by the exons ATGCAGTGTCACAATATGAAGATATTCAAGCACCAAATCTTATCTGAGTCTCAGTTACGGAAGTTAGGGGAGCATCAGTACTCTTGTCAAAGTGTTAGCATTTGTGATAACATTTTACAACCTTATTGGAACTGGTTGGTGATGAGAGTCCCAATATGGTTTGCCCCCAATTTGCTTACCATCATGGGTCTTATGGTCAATATTATTACTGCTTTAATATTAGTTGT CTATTCTGCTGATGCTCGACAAGAACCCCCCAGATGGGCTTGTGCTTTATGTGCTTTAGGATTATTCATGTATCAAAGCTTGGATGCCATTGATGGCAAACAAGCTCGCCGAACAGGCAGTGCCAATCCTTTGGGAGAATTATTTGACCATGGATGCGACTCCTTGTCCACAGTCTTTGTAGCCATATCAGCATGCATAGCTATTCAATTGGGGACTTATCCTTCATGGATGTTTTTTCAG TGTTTCTGTGCAATGTCTCTATTTTATTGCGCTCACTGGCAGACCTATGTGTCTGGTACTTTGCGCTTTGGAAAAGTGGATGTGACTGAAGCCCAAATGACTATCATGGGAATATTACTTATATCAGCTACTTTTGGCCCCAGCATTTGGTCTGTTAAG TTTTTTAGCGGCACTTTTATACTCTGGTATTTAGTGCCATTGAGTACCTTCGTTTGTGGAGGGTGGGCCCTTTACAGAACGGTAGTCATTATATTTACCGGTGGAGTAGGAAAAAATGGATCCACTGTGGCA GGAACCAGCGTACTTTCTCCAATAATACCCATATTATTGGTCGTGCTTCCAGCTTTTATTATCTACAAGAAGTCTGAACAAGAGATATATCAGAACCATCCAgtgttgtatatttttgcttttggATTGGTCGCAGCTAAAATCACGAATAGATTGGTG GTGGCCCATATGACCAAAAGTGAAATGCAAATGTGGGACTACTCTCTGATTGGTCCTGCAATGCTCTTTTTCAACCAGTATTTCAACACATTTTTCAACGAATATATTGTATTATGGTTAGCCTTG GTGTGGGTCACTTTAGATCTTGTAGTGTACTGTTGGCGAGTCTGTCACGAAATTTGTGCATTCTTGAGAGTGGAACTCTTCAAAATTCCATATCCAGGAGGGCCGCAAAAAGTGTACGAAGCGCCGTCGACGTCAGAAAAGAATG aaatataCGACTTTTTCTTAGATGCTGAAGATTTGGCCTACCTGTCCTCGCACAATAGTGGGCAAAGGATGGCCGAACTGACTCTACAAGACACCCACTCTGCACTGACTTTTAATTATg CATCTATCATCGAGCTTTTTTCTTGA
- the Tektin-A gene encoding tektin-4 isoform X1, giving the protein MHATAGRQQPFDPENPGIGDEVPEPSELRPEPPAEKPVSYLPQPEDTIMAQPVLEMGPVGPWATGKVDWTPLGGLTGTRPVVDKYSITHYSEGQWRSHNLEVLDNTKTEQHRANIIDWNSRKSLEQTQSDVDKKQADNTKRLNQREMEITHWKCELDRAIILAAEEITFLEEQRRRLKQAASVLQIPESIAGESLERRTGRLDSELVRDEVEEELIKEIALCSEIRDIFSRTLKDVEIQLLEDRTAKQQLEYDWSDKSISHEIDALNSSLNTRSTILMFKTGAVSFPDNQSTPEYWELFTKEILLAAERTRQRSVALRDTLDAILTNAARDLRTQADKVETALNKKVSCVQEAVRKMEIELKQLLRQLADVEDLMNTLRAAIRRMDTPMKIAQTRLDNRLLRPRVENCRDAPHFGLVEEVKSIGENVAALQAQLRQAQKSQEQMINMRNILEREILLKRKTLEIEGDRIRNIRSHYPSSTALSGY; this is encoded by the exons ATGCACGCTACTGCCGGCAGACAGCAACCATTCGACCCAGAAAATCCTGGAATTGGTGACGAAGTTCCAGAACCAAGTGAACTGAGACCAGAACCACCCGCAGAGAAGCCGGTTTCTTATTTGCCTCAACCTGAAGATACCATAATGGCACAACCG gttTTGGAAATGGGTCCTGTGGGACCATGGGCGACCGGCAAAGTCGATTGGACTCCACTAGGAGGGTTGACTGGGACTAGACCTGTTGTTGATAAATATTCAATCACTCACTATAGTGAAGGGCAATGGAGGTCTCATAATTTGGAGGTGTTGGATAATACGAAAACTGAGCAGCACAGAGCAAATAT caTCGACTGGAATAGTAGAAAATCTTTGGAACAAACTCAATCAGACGTTGATAAAAAGCAGGCAGATAATACGAAACGCCTTAACCAAAGAGAAATGGAGATAACGCATTGGAAGTGCGAGTTGGACAGAGCAATTATCTTGGCCGCTGAAGAAATTACCTTTCTGGAGGAACAGAGAAGGAGGCTGAAGCAGGCTGCTTCGGTTCTGCAGATTCCAGAATCTATTG CTGGCGAGAGCTTGGAAAGACGGACTGGTCGACTAGACAGCGAGTTAGTACGAGACGAAGTTGAGGAGGAACTGATCAAAGAGATAGCCCTTTGCTCGGAAATCAGGGACATTTTCTCTCGAACATTGAAAGATGTGGAAATCCAGCTTTTGGAGGATCGCACCGCCAAACAGCAATTAGAGTATGATTGGAGTGATAAAAGCATTTCACATGAAATTGATGCTCTGAACTCTTCATTGAACACTCGGTCCACTATTTTGATGTTTAAGACTGGAGCGGTCAGCTTTCCAGACAA CCAATCTACTCCCGAATACTGGGAACTCTTCACTAAAGAAATCCTCCTCGCAGCGGAAAGAACTCGTCAGCGCTCGGTAGCCTTGCGGGATACCTTGGATGCTATTTTAACAAATGCGGCCAGAGATCTGAGAACACAAGCCGATAAAGTCGAAACGgctttaaacaaaaaagtttcttgcGTACAGGAAGCTGttcggaaaatggaaattgagCTGAAACAG CTTTTGAGACAGCTGGCAGATGTCGAGGATCTGATGAACACATTACGAGCCGCTATAAGAAGAATGGACACTCCAATGAAAATAGCTCAGACAAGACTAGACAATAGACTTCTAAGACCGAGGGTAGAGAATTGTCGCGATGCTCCTCATTTCGG TTTGGTAGAAGAAGTTAAATCGATTGGAGAGAATGTGGCAGCTCTGCAGGCCCAACTGCGCCAGGCTCAAAAGTCACAGGAGCAAATGATCAACATGCGAAACATCCTGGAAAGGGAAATACTgttgaaaagaaaaactttggaaattgaGGGGGATAGGATCAGGAATATCAGGTCTCACTATCCGTCATCCACCGCTTTGTCTGGTTATTGA
- the Tektin-A gene encoding tektin-4 isoform X2 — protein sequence MRAYSLETDFQGAQSHTSFVVPNFEIPYVLAVLEMGPVGPWATGKVDWTPLGGLTGTRPVVDKYSITHYSEGQWRSHNLEVLDNTKTEQHRANIIDWNSRKSLEQTQSDVDKKQADNTKRLNQREMEITHWKCELDRAIILAAEEITFLEEQRRRLKQAASVLQIPESIAGESLERRTGRLDSELVRDEVEEELIKEIALCSEIRDIFSRTLKDVEIQLLEDRTAKQQLEYDWSDKSISHEIDALNSSLNTRSTILMFKTGAVSFPDNQSTPEYWELFTKEILLAAERTRQRSVALRDTLDAILTNAARDLRTQADKVETALNKKVSCVQEAVRKMEIELKQLLRQLADVEDLMNTLRAAIRRMDTPMKIAQTRLDNRLLRPRVENCRDAPHFGLVEEVKSIGENVAALQAQLRQAQKSQEQMINMRNILEREILLKRKTLEIEGDRIRNIRSHYPSSTALSGY from the exons ATGAGAGCTTATAGTCTCGAAACCGACTTTCAGGGTGCTCAATcccacacaagttttgtggttccgaattttgaaattccttACGTTTTGGCA gttTTGGAAATGGGTCCTGTGGGACCATGGGCGACCGGCAAAGTCGATTGGACTCCACTAGGAGGGTTGACTGGGACTAGACCTGTTGTTGATAAATATTCAATCACTCACTATAGTGAAGGGCAATGGAGGTCTCATAATTTGGAGGTGTTGGATAATACGAAAACTGAGCAGCACAGAGCAAATAT caTCGACTGGAATAGTAGAAAATCTTTGGAACAAACTCAATCAGACGTTGATAAAAAGCAGGCAGATAATACGAAACGCCTTAACCAAAGAGAAATGGAGATAACGCATTGGAAGTGCGAGTTGGACAGAGCAATTATCTTGGCCGCTGAAGAAATTACCTTTCTGGAGGAACAGAGAAGGAGGCTGAAGCAGGCTGCTTCGGTTCTGCAGATTCCAGAATCTATTG CTGGCGAGAGCTTGGAAAGACGGACTGGTCGACTAGACAGCGAGTTAGTACGAGACGAAGTTGAGGAGGAACTGATCAAAGAGATAGCCCTTTGCTCGGAAATCAGGGACATTTTCTCTCGAACATTGAAAGATGTGGAAATCCAGCTTTTGGAGGATCGCACCGCCAAACAGCAATTAGAGTATGATTGGAGTGATAAAAGCATTTCACATGAAATTGATGCTCTGAACTCTTCATTGAACACTCGGTCCACTATTTTGATGTTTAAGACTGGAGCGGTCAGCTTTCCAGACAA CCAATCTACTCCCGAATACTGGGAACTCTTCACTAAAGAAATCCTCCTCGCAGCGGAAAGAACTCGTCAGCGCTCGGTAGCCTTGCGGGATACCTTGGATGCTATTTTAACAAATGCGGCCAGAGATCTGAGAACACAAGCCGATAAAGTCGAAACGgctttaaacaaaaaagtttcttgcGTACAGGAAGCTGttcggaaaatggaaattgagCTGAAACAG CTTTTGAGACAGCTGGCAGATGTCGAGGATCTGATGAACACATTACGAGCCGCTATAAGAAGAATGGACACTCCAATGAAAATAGCTCAGACAAGACTAGACAATAGACTTCTAAGACCGAGGGTAGAGAATTGTCGCGATGCTCCTCATTTCGG TTTGGTAGAAGAAGTTAAATCGATTGGAGAGAATGTGGCAGCTCTGCAGGCCCAACTGCGCCAGGCTCAAAAGTCACAGGAGCAAATGATCAACATGCGAAACATCCTGGAAAGGGAAATACTgttgaaaagaaaaactttggaaattgaGGGGGATAGGATCAGGAATATCAGGTCTCACTATCCGTCATCCACCGCTTTGTCTGGTTATTGA
- the bbc gene encoding cholinephosphotransferase 1 isoform X3: MQCHNMKIFKHQILSESQLRKLGEHQYSCQSVSICDNILQPYWNWLVMRVPIWFAPNLLTIMGLMVNIITALILVVYSADARQEPPRWACALCALGLFMYQSLDAIDGKQARRTGSANPLGELFDHGCDSLSTVFVAISACIAIQLGTYPSWMFFQCFCAMSLFYCAHWQTYVSGTLRFGKVDVTEAQMTIMGILLISATFGPSIWSVKFFSGTFILWYLVPLSTFVCGGWALYRTVVIIFTGGVGKNGSTVAGTSVLSPIIPILLVVLPAFIIYKKSEQEIYQNHPVLYIFAFGLVAAKITNRLVVAHMTKSEMQMWDYSLIGPAMLFFNQYFNTFFNEYIVLWLALVWVTLDLVVYCWRVCHEICAFLRVELFKIPYPGGPQKVYEAPSTSEKNGTKSHSKIKTRSNSRSSRL, translated from the exons ATGCAGTGTCACAATATGAAGATATTCAAGCACCAAATCTTATCTGAGTCTCAGTTACGGAAGTTAGGGGAGCATCAGTACTCTTGTCAAAGTGTTAGCATTTGTGATAACATTTTACAACCTTATTGGAACTGGTTGGTGATGAGAGTCCCAATATGGTTTGCCCCCAATTTGCTTACCATCATGGGTCTTATGGTCAATATTATTACTGCTTTAATATTAGTTGT CTATTCTGCTGATGCTCGACAAGAACCCCCCAGATGGGCTTGTGCTTTATGTGCTTTAGGATTATTCATGTATCAAAGCTTGGATGCCATTGATGGCAAACAAGCTCGCCGAACAGGCAGTGCCAATCCTTTGGGAGAATTATTTGACCATGGATGCGACTCCTTGTCCACAGTCTTTGTAGCCATATCAGCATGCATAGCTATTCAATTGGGGACTTATCCTTCATGGATGTTTTTTCAG TGTTTCTGTGCAATGTCTCTATTTTATTGCGCTCACTGGCAGACCTATGTGTCTGGTACTTTGCGCTTTGGAAAAGTGGATGTGACTGAAGCCCAAATGACTATCATGGGAATATTACTTATATCAGCTACTTTTGGCCCCAGCATTTGGTCTGTTAAG TTTTTTAGCGGCACTTTTATACTCTGGTATTTAGTGCCATTGAGTACCTTCGTTTGTGGAGGGTGGGCCCTTTACAGAACGGTAGTCATTATATTTACCGGTGGAGTAGGAAAAAATGGATCCACTGTGGCA GGAACCAGCGTACTTTCTCCAATAATACCCATATTATTGGTCGTGCTTCCAGCTTTTATTATCTACAAGAAGTCTGAACAAGAGATATATCAGAACCATCCAgtgttgtatatttttgcttttggATTGGTCGCAGCTAAAATCACGAATAGATTGGTG GTGGCCCATATGACCAAAAGTGAAATGCAAATGTGGGACTACTCTCTGATTGGTCCTGCAATGCTCTTTTTCAACCAGTATTTCAACACATTTTTCAACGAATATATTGTATTATGGTTAGCCTTG GTGTGGGTCACTTTAGATCTTGTAGTGTACTGTTGGCGAGTCTGTCACGAAATTTGTGCATTCTTGAGAGTGGAACTCTTCAAAATTCCATATCCAGGAGGGCCGCAAAAAGTGTACGAAGCGCCGTCGACGTCAGAAAAGAATGGTACGAAATCACATAGCAAAATTAAAACTCGAAGTAATTCTCGAAGTTCAAGGCTTTAA
- the bbc gene encoding cholinephosphotransferase 1 isoform X4 produces the protein MQCHNMKIFKHQILSESQLRKLGEHQYSCQSVSICDNILQPYWNWLVMRVPIWFAPNLLTIMGLMVNIITALILVVYSADARQEPPRWACALCALGLFMYQSLDAIDGKQARRTGSANPLGELFDHGCDSLSTVFVAISACIAIQLGTYPSWMFFQCFCAMSLFYCAHWQTYVSGTLRFGKVDVTEAQMTIMGILLISATFGPSIWSVKFFSGTFILWYLVPLSTFVCGGWALYRTVVIIFTGGVGKNGSTVAGTSVLSPIIPILLVVLPAFIIYKKSEQEIYQNHPVLYIFAFGLVAAKITNRLVVAHMTKSEMQMWDYSLIGPAMLFFNQYFNTFFNEYIVLWLALVWVTLDLVVYCWRVCHEICAFLRVELFKIPYPGGPQKVYEAPSTSEKNAIHRSKDGSDVAECTHFV, from the exons ATGCAGTGTCACAATATGAAGATATTCAAGCACCAAATCTTATCTGAGTCTCAGTTACGGAAGTTAGGGGAGCATCAGTACTCTTGTCAAAGTGTTAGCATTTGTGATAACATTTTACAACCTTATTGGAACTGGTTGGTGATGAGAGTCCCAATATGGTTTGCCCCCAATTTGCTTACCATCATGGGTCTTATGGTCAATATTATTACTGCTTTAATATTAGTTGT CTATTCTGCTGATGCTCGACAAGAACCCCCCAGATGGGCTTGTGCTTTATGTGCTTTAGGATTATTCATGTATCAAAGCTTGGATGCCATTGATGGCAAACAAGCTCGCCGAACAGGCAGTGCCAATCCTTTGGGAGAATTATTTGACCATGGATGCGACTCCTTGTCCACAGTCTTTGTAGCCATATCAGCATGCATAGCTATTCAATTGGGGACTTATCCTTCATGGATGTTTTTTCAG TGTTTCTGTGCAATGTCTCTATTTTATTGCGCTCACTGGCAGACCTATGTGTCTGGTACTTTGCGCTTTGGAAAAGTGGATGTGACTGAAGCCCAAATGACTATCATGGGAATATTACTTATATCAGCTACTTTTGGCCCCAGCATTTGGTCTGTTAAG TTTTTTAGCGGCACTTTTATACTCTGGTATTTAGTGCCATTGAGTACCTTCGTTTGTGGAGGGTGGGCCCTTTACAGAACGGTAGTCATTATATTTACCGGTGGAGTAGGAAAAAATGGATCCACTGTGGCA GGAACCAGCGTACTTTCTCCAATAATACCCATATTATTGGTCGTGCTTCCAGCTTTTATTATCTACAAGAAGTCTGAACAAGAGATATATCAGAACCATCCAgtgttgtatatttttgcttttggATTGGTCGCAGCTAAAATCACGAATAGATTGGTG GTGGCCCATATGACCAAAAGTGAAATGCAAATGTGGGACTACTCTCTGATTGGTCCTGCAATGCTCTTTTTCAACCAGTATTTCAACACATTTTTCAACGAATATATTGTATTATGGTTAGCCTTG GTGTGGGTCACTTTAGATCTTGTAGTGTACTGTTGGCGAGTCTGTCACGAAATTTGTGCATTCTTGAGAGTGGAACTCTTCAAAATTCCATATCCAGGAGGGCCGCAAAAAGTGTACGAAGCGCCGTCGACGTCAGAAAAGAATG CGATACACCGCTCTAAAGATGGATCGGATGTTGCAGAATGTAcccattttgtttaa
- the bbc gene encoding cholinephosphotransferase 1 isoform X5 — MQCHNMKIFKHQILSESQLRKLGEHQYSCQSVSICDNILQPYWNWLVMRVPIWFAPNLLTIMGLMVNIITALILVVYSADARQEPPRWACALCALGLFMYQSLDAIDGKQARRTGSANPLGELFDHGCDSLSTVFVAISACIAIQLGTYPSWMFFQCFCAMSLFYCAHWQTYVSGTLRFGKVDVTEAQMTIMGILLISATFGPSIWSVKFFSGTFILWYLVPLSTFVCGGWALYRTVVIIFTGGVGKNGSTVAGTSVLSPIIPILLVVLPAFIIYKKSEQEIYQNHPVLYIFAFGLVAAKITNRLVVAHMTKSEMQMWDYSLIGPAMLFFNQYFNTFFNEYIVLWLALVWVTLDLVVYCWRVCHEICAFLRVELFKIPYPGGPQKVYEAPSTSEKNDEDLTSALLVCEET, encoded by the exons ATGCAGTGTCACAATATGAAGATATTCAAGCACCAAATCTTATCTGAGTCTCAGTTACGGAAGTTAGGGGAGCATCAGTACTCTTGTCAAAGTGTTAGCATTTGTGATAACATTTTACAACCTTATTGGAACTGGTTGGTGATGAGAGTCCCAATATGGTTTGCCCCCAATTTGCTTACCATCATGGGTCTTATGGTCAATATTATTACTGCTTTAATATTAGTTGT CTATTCTGCTGATGCTCGACAAGAACCCCCCAGATGGGCTTGTGCTTTATGTGCTTTAGGATTATTCATGTATCAAAGCTTGGATGCCATTGATGGCAAACAAGCTCGCCGAACAGGCAGTGCCAATCCTTTGGGAGAATTATTTGACCATGGATGCGACTCCTTGTCCACAGTCTTTGTAGCCATATCAGCATGCATAGCTATTCAATTGGGGACTTATCCTTCATGGATGTTTTTTCAG TGTTTCTGTGCAATGTCTCTATTTTATTGCGCTCACTGGCAGACCTATGTGTCTGGTACTTTGCGCTTTGGAAAAGTGGATGTGACTGAAGCCCAAATGACTATCATGGGAATATTACTTATATCAGCTACTTTTGGCCCCAGCATTTGGTCTGTTAAG TTTTTTAGCGGCACTTTTATACTCTGGTATTTAGTGCCATTGAGTACCTTCGTTTGTGGAGGGTGGGCCCTTTACAGAACGGTAGTCATTATATTTACCGGTGGAGTAGGAAAAAATGGATCCACTGTGGCA GGAACCAGCGTACTTTCTCCAATAATACCCATATTATTGGTCGTGCTTCCAGCTTTTATTATCTACAAGAAGTCTGAACAAGAGATATATCAGAACCATCCAgtgttgtatatttttgcttttggATTGGTCGCAGCTAAAATCACGAATAGATTGGTG GTGGCCCATATGACCAAAAGTGAAATGCAAATGTGGGACTACTCTCTGATTGGTCCTGCAATGCTCTTTTTCAACCAGTATTTCAACACATTTTTCAACGAATATATTGTATTATGGTTAGCCTTG GTGTGGGTCACTTTAGATCTTGTAGTGTACTGTTGGCGAGTCTGTCACGAAATTTGTGCATTCTTGAGAGTGGAACTCTTCAAAATTCCATATCCAGGAGGGCCGCAAAAAGTGTACGAAGCGCCGTCGACGTCAGAAAAGAATG ATGAAGACCTAACGTCTGCCCTGCTTGTTTGTGAAGAGACGTAA
- the bbc gene encoding choline/ethanolaminephosphotransferase 1 isoform X6, which yields MQCHNMKIFKHQILSESQLRKLGEHQYSCQSVSICDNILQPYWNWLVMRVPIWFAPNLLTIMGLMVNIITALILVVYSADARQEPPRWACALCALGLFMYQSLDAIDGKQARRTGSANPLGELFDHGCDSLSTVFVAISACIAIQLGTYPSWMFFQCFCAMSLFYCAHWQTYVSGTLRFGKVDVTEAQMTIMGILLISATFGPSIWSVKGTSVLSPIIPILLVVLPAFIIYKKSEQEIYQNHPVLYIFAFGLVAAKITNRLVVAHMTKSEMQMWDYSLIGPAMLFFNQYFNTFFNEYIVLWLALVWVTLDLVVYCWRVCHEICAFLRVELFKIPYPGGPQKVYEAPSTSEKNEIYDFFLDAEDLAYLSSHNSGQRMAELTLQDTHSALTFNYASIIELFS from the exons ATGCAGTGTCACAATATGAAGATATTCAAGCACCAAATCTTATCTGAGTCTCAGTTACGGAAGTTAGGGGAGCATCAGTACTCTTGTCAAAGTGTTAGCATTTGTGATAACATTTTACAACCTTATTGGAACTGGTTGGTGATGAGAGTCCCAATATGGTTTGCCCCCAATTTGCTTACCATCATGGGTCTTATGGTCAATATTATTACTGCTTTAATATTAGTTGT CTATTCTGCTGATGCTCGACAAGAACCCCCCAGATGGGCTTGTGCTTTATGTGCTTTAGGATTATTCATGTATCAAAGCTTGGATGCCATTGATGGCAAACAAGCTCGCCGAACAGGCAGTGCCAATCCTTTGGGAGAATTATTTGACCATGGATGCGACTCCTTGTCCACAGTCTTTGTAGCCATATCAGCATGCATAGCTATTCAATTGGGGACTTATCCTTCATGGATGTTTTTTCAG TGTTTCTGTGCAATGTCTCTATTTTATTGCGCTCACTGGCAGACCTATGTGTCTGGTACTTTGCGCTTTGGAAAAGTGGATGTGACTGAAGCCCAAATGACTATCATGGGAATATTACTTATATCAGCTACTTTTGGCCCCAGCATTTGGTCTGTTAAG GGAACCAGCGTACTTTCTCCAATAATACCCATATTATTGGTCGTGCTTCCAGCTTTTATTATCTACAAGAAGTCTGAACAAGAGATATATCAGAACCATCCAgtgttgtatatttttgcttttggATTGGTCGCAGCTAAAATCACGAATAGATTGGTG GTGGCCCATATGACCAAAAGTGAAATGCAAATGTGGGACTACTCTCTGATTGGTCCTGCAATGCTCTTTTTCAACCAGTATTTCAACACATTTTTCAACGAATATATTGTATTATGGTTAGCCTTG GTGTGGGTCACTTTAGATCTTGTAGTGTACTGTTGGCGAGTCTGTCACGAAATTTGTGCATTCTTGAGAGTGGAACTCTTCAAAATTCCATATCCAGGAGGGCCGCAAAAAGTGTACGAAGCGCCGTCGACGTCAGAAAAGAATG aaatataCGACTTTTTCTTAGATGCTGAAGATTTGGCCTACCTGTCCTCGCACAATAGTGGGCAAAGGATGGCCGAACTGACTCTACAAGACACCCACTCTGCACTGACTTTTAATTATg CATCTATCATCGAGCTTTTTTCTTGA